One genomic region from Labeo rohita strain BAU-BD-2019 chromosome 7, IGBB_LRoh.1.0, whole genome shotgun sequence encodes:
- the LOC127168819 gene encoding uncharacterized protein LOC127168819 isoform X4, protein MMRKASCLSENLEWARQQLHWRYFDSGLKRKTFQFSAALREQKDIHKIAKIVADLFILASESGGEKLKTLSTACSYSTFPFAEDSKNIQSLFFLDLFTQLRESSSWNTALPALKPILQVAPAVWTLDLQTLEKTLAFTELLKLQAITKSVELTSWLYERENLKSFLNCLPYISHLCCDERFFQSVCEVLSADSEWNPKQIAELLRSLGFSISLIDMLPSRLCKAVGSVFELLDKEEDISLSLLPQKISSQGCTYLFSNVKKLQTLRLNEIATVKLARLVMSDKEINAVTVEELSLVLTKSHLPERALCQLLSNLTSLLSVWRVRNLNLSEFKIEPHWLICLLCHQGPLSIKFDKGTLQQLAENVYDAQDENLTQLFLEKIDGDLSPCSLSWEVLFDLIQGTRIQVTLDLAEGRFNILKVPSLLAVLDKVCFKRISPRFVRAALKEIYQNRAGHQIVKLVKSSANLINLCMRELDSTDCKALCFALHYSDGVKLNLVNSAITNSETDSIVKLLHRVSELRVDRKLLLSFLHAFKNMEKQGYPVSSLLIALNHKLDFSCNSSLGSGRFGQENGDLLIMSRMDFTAISSAIKTSTCYTELILYNCQADDSALEILFPVLHKVHLHLDKSLLCQLLTLISNAPMAMSLQWASSLSKALGKELDLSDTSLNYRTCESLQLVLDEKEDLIHLNLSYCQITDACLDLLLPHLHKIMVLDLTGNDITDKGVLRFHQALEENSFTKTICLCDNQITEMGLLVEDARFETQKADKRRCIQPSHNHHITKDLRSKSEISTFVKTEDPTKTFEPEVAVNKGKISYRFQWKTEGLFMCSATRLVFGLKGSGCVEYSVVHWDMHLLINTRYEPAGPLFDIKAPLGEIYELHLPHCETHVDAIGNLSVVHIHNKDTREFLSPNKISRTHIAVNVCRLSKYGIVHENDQNNKIINGQVLLFREPDISQTQQRLWVFLLPSNVPLSEIKEQQQEYQFIQTSSDCKLQINAKYTLNSKKAQRVQPKEKRFEPLHAGNYHPTFEVFLDKDVTELRIKIQLKIKESDTINFKNAWRRWIILKKNTDNYAQVRSHTSENIQVNLTSKSWISVLCEIMEDLSTEHFKKLKYLMKHTAERVPIRSVRLEEAKERCELANLAVETWGFEESVKAIHAFMEKLPRNDDFVTDRLKPYVRHVDLVG, encoded by the exons ATGATGAGAAAAGCATCCTGCTTGTCGGAAAACCTGGAGTGGGCAAGACAACAGTTGCACTGGAGATACTTCGACTCTGGACtgaagagaaaaacattcca gtTCAGTGCTGCTCTCAGAGAGCAAAAAGACATCCACAAAATTGCCAAGATTGTTGCTGATCTCTTCATTCTTGCATCTGAAAGTGGAGGGGAAAAACTTAAAACCCTTTCTACGGCATGCAGCTACTCAACCTTTCCCTTTGCCGAAGACAGCAAAAACATACAGAGCTTGTTCTTTTTGGATCTCTTCACCCAGTTAAGGGAAAGTTCATCATGGAACACAGCGCTACCAGCATTAAAGCCCATTCTTCAGGTTGCCCCTGCTGTATGGACATTGGACCTACAAACACTAGAGAAGACTCTTGCTTTTACTGAACTACTAAAGCTTCAGGCCATCACAAAATCTGTGGAGCTCACAAGCTGGTTGTATGAAAGAGAAAATCTTAAGAGTTTCCTAAACTGTTTACCCTACATTTCACATCTTTG CTGTGATGAGCGATTTTTCCAGTCTGTGTGTGAAGTCCTTTCAGCAGACAGTGAATGGAATCCAAAACAGATTGCAGAGCTTTTAAGATCCCTTGGTTTTAGCATTTCTTTGATAGACATGCTGCCAAGTCGCCTCTGCAAAGCTGTTGGCAGTGTTTTTGAGCTGCTGGACAAAGAGGAGGACATCTCCCTCAGTCTTCTTCCACAAAAGATCTCTTCTCAAGGTTGTACCTACCTCTtttcaaatgtgaaaaagcttcAAACCTTGAG atTAAATGAAATAGCAACTGTGAAGCTTGCAAGACTGGTCATGTcagataaagaaataaatgctgtaactGTGGAAGAGCTGTCTTTGGTTTTGACTAAGTCCCATCTACCAGAGAGAGCACTTTGCCAGCTATTAAGTAACCTAACTTCTCTCCTTAGCGTCTGGAGAGTCCGCAACTTGAACctttctgaatttaaaattgAGCCTCACTGGCTCATTTGTCTGCTGTGTCATCAGGGTCCTTTGTCCATTAA ATTTGATAAAGGCACTCTGCAACAACTGGCAGAAAATGTGTATGATGCTCAAGATGAAAATTTGACACAGTTGTTCCTGGAGAAAATTGATGGTGATTTATCACCTTGCAGTTTGTCCTGGGAAGTTTTATTTGATCTAATTCAGGGCACCAGAATCCAAGTGACACTGGACCTTGCAGAGGGCAGATTTAATATCCTGAAAGTTCCGAGCCTTCTTGCTGTACTGGACAAAGTCTGCTTTAAAAG GATAAGCCCACGGTTTGTCAGGGCTGCACTAAAAGAGATATATCAAAACCGTGCAGGTCATCAGATTGTGAAATTAGTCAAATCTTCAGCTAACCTGATTAACCTCTGCATGAGAGAGTTGGATTCAACCGACTGCAAAGCCCTCTGTTTTGCCTTGCACTATAGTGATGGTGTTAAGCTCAACCTGGTGAACTCTGCCATAACAAACAGTGAGACTGACAGCATTGTCAAACTTCTGCACAGAGTTTCTGAACTGAG GGTTGATAGAAAGCTGTTGTTGAGTTTTCTTCATGCCTTTAAGAACATGGAAAAACAAGGATATCCGGTGTCTTCCCTCTTGATTGCACTGAACCACAAACTGGACTTCTCCTGCAATTCTTCCCTCGGCAGTGGTCGATTTGGTCAAGAGAATGGGGATCTTTTAATCATGAGTCGTATGGATTTTACAGCCATTTCTTCCGCCATTAAAACATCAACCTGTTACACAGAATTAATTTTATACAACTGCCAAGCAGATGATTCTGCACTTGAGATTCTGTTTCCTGTTCTGCACAAAGTGCATCTTCA CTTAGACAAAAGTCTTCTTTGTCAGCTTTTAACCTTGATTTCCAATGCCCCCATGGCTATGTCTTTGCAATGGGCATCATCACTTTCCAAAGCTCTTGGAAAAGAGCTGGACCTCAGTGACACTTCTCTTAACTATCGTACATGTGAGTCTCTGCAGTTAGTCTTGGATGAAAAAGAGGATCTTATACATCTTAATCTCAGCTATTGTCAGATCACAGATGCATGCTTGGATCTTTTGCTCCCTCACCTTCACAAAATTATGGTTTTAGA ccttaCTGGAAATGACATAACTGACAAAGGTGTGCTGAGATTCCACCAAGCCTTAGAGGAAAACAGTTTCACAAAGACCATATG CCTTTGTGACAACCAAATAACAGAAATGGGCCTCCTGGTGGAAGATGCACGTTTTGAAACCCAAAAGGCTGATAAAAGAAGATGCATCCAACCATCACACAATCATCACATCACAAAAGATTTGAGATCAAAAAGCGAGATCAGTACTTTTGTTAAG ACAGAAGATCCCACAAAGACGTTTGAGCCTGAAGTAGCAGTAAATAAAGGCAAGATATCCTATAG GTTTCAATGGAAAACAGAAGGCCTTTTCATGTGCAGCGCAACGAGGCTAGTGTTTGGATTGAAAGGAAGTGGATGTGTAGAGTACAGTGTAGTTCACTGGGACATGCATCTCCTCATCAACACTCGCTATGAGCCTGCTGGACCTCTGTTTGATATCAAAGCCCCTTTAGGAGAAATTTATGAACTTCACCTTCCACACTGTGAGACACACG TCGATGCAATTGGAAATCTTTCTGTTGTGCATATACACAACAAGGACACCCGGGAATTCCTATCTCCAAATAAAATTTCAAGAACACACATAGCTGTAAATGTCTGTAGGTTATCTAAGTATGGCATTGTGCATGAGAAtgatcaaaacaacaaaatcatcAATGGCCAGGTGCTGCTGTTCCGGGAACCTGATATTTCACAGACACAGCAAAGGCTATGGGTTTTTCTATTGCCAAGTAATGTCCCACTCTCTGAG ATTAAAGAACAGCAACAAGAATATCAATTCATCCAAACCAGCTCTGACTGCAAACTACAGATAAATGCAAAGTACACTCTGAACTCAAAAAAAGCCCAAAGAGTCCAACCAAAG gAAAAACGATTTGAACCCTTGCACGCTGGTAATTACCATCCTACATTTGAGGTCTTCTTAGATAAGGATGTGACTGAACTGCGAATtaaaattcaacttaaaataaaggaAAGCGATACTATTAATTTCAAAAATGCATGGAGGCGTTGGATAATTCTCAAGAAAAACACAG ATAATTACGCACAAGTGAGATCACACACAAGTGAGAACATTCAAG TAAACCTAACTAGTAAAAGCTGGATATCTGTTCTTTGTGAAATCATGGAGGATCTTAGTACTGAGCACTTCAAGAAGCTGAAGTATTTAATGAAGCACACTGCGGAAAGAGTTCCCATTCGTTCAGTGAGGCTTGAAGAAGCAAAAGAAAGGTGTGAGTTGGCGAATTTGGCTGTTGAGACATGGGGATTCGAAGAATCAGTGAAAGCCATACATGCATTCATGGAGAAGCTACCTCGCAATGATGATTTTGTGACAGACCGACTAAAGCCATATGTGAGACACGTTGACCTTGTGGGTTAG
- the LOC127168819 gene encoding uncharacterized protein LOC127168819 isoform X3, translating to MAVETNRATSMLKSQMWRVALEASQFSDFDSLLSLFSFEMHLSLLKTLDQKVFQRIGEVLKNKRSEMSVHLFLHVNEDVITRPLQNAIFENLPNIATIRIFPHQFKVAIETELFLQGAIYEMETGQRCVRKLLSVCSNNQRENFDELCKFLLKLHEHAKNIDVLPVLQPVFYALPPTWVVQPSNPPVSLLLQTMDVLNLKKSAELDHVTYELSELKIILQCMPYIAEIRFSAALREQKDIHKIAKIVADLFILASESGGEKLKTLSTACSYSTFPFAEDSKNIQSLFFLDLFTQLRESSSWNTALPALKPILQVAPAVWTLDLQTLEKTLAFTELLKLQAITKSVELTSWLYERENLKSFLNCLPYISHLCCDERFFQSVCEVLSADSEWNPKQIAELLRSLGFSISLIDMLPSRLCKAVGSVFELLDKEEDISLSLLPQKISSQGCTYLFSNVKKLQTLRLNEIATVKLARLVMSDKEINAVTVEELSLVLTKSHLPERALCQLLSNLTSLLSVWRVRNLNLSEFKIEPHWLICLLCHQGPLSIKFDKGTLQQLAENVYDAQDENLTQLFLEKIDGDLSPCSLSWEVLFDLIQGTRIQVTLDLAEGRFNILKVPSLLAVLDKVCFKRISPRFVRAALKEIYQNRAGHQIVKLVKSSANLINLCMRELDSTDCKALCFALHYSDGVKLNLVNSAITNSETDSIVKLLHRVSELRVDRKLLLSFLHAFKNMEKQGYPVSSLLIALNHKLDFSCNSSLGSGRFGQENGDLLIMSRMDFTAISSAIKTSTCYTELILYNCQADDSALEILFPVLHKVHLHLDKSLLCQLLTLISNAPMAMSLQWASSLSKALGKELDLSDTSLNYRTCESLQLVLDEKEDLIHLNLSYCQITDACLDLLLPHLHKIMVLDLTGNDITDKGVLRFHQALEENSFTKTICLCDNQITEMGLLVEDARFETQKADKRRCIQPSHNHHITKDLRSKSEISTFVKTEDPTKTFEPEVAVNKGKISYRFQWKTEGLFMCSATRLVFGLKGSGCVEYSVVHWDMHLLINTRYEPAGPLFDIKAPLGEIYELHLPHCETHVDAIGNLSVVHIHNKDTREFLSPNKISRTHIAVNVCRLSKYGIVHENDQNNKIINGQVLLFREPDISQTQQRLWVFLLPSNVPLSEIKEQQQEYQFIQTSSDCKLQINAKYTLNSKKAQRVQPKEKRFEPLHAGNYHPTFEVFLDKDVTELRIKIQLKIKESDTINFKNAWRRWIILKKNTDNYAQVRSHTSENIQVNLTSKSWISVLCEIMEDLSTEHFKKLKYLMKHTAERVPIRSVRLEEAKERCELANLAVETWGFEESVKAIHAFMEKLPRNDDFVTDRLKPYVRHVDLVG from the exons ATGGCTGTTGAAACAAATAG GGCAACAAGCATGTTGAAATCTCAAATGTGGAGGGTGGCTCTTGAAGCAAGCCAGTTTTCAGATTTTGATAGCTTGCTTAgcttattcagctttgaaatgcATCTCTCTCTACTTAAAACACTAGACCAAAAAGTGTTTCAAAGGATAGGAGAAGTCCTTAAAAATAAGAGATCAGAGATGAGTGTTCATCTTTTTCTGCATGTAAATGAAGACGTCATAACCAGACCTTTGCAGAATGCAATTTTTGAGAACTTACCCAATATTGCAACCATTAG GATTTTCCCCCATCAATTTAAAGTAGCTATAGAAACAGAGCTCTTTCTTCAAGGAGCTATTTATGAAATGGAGACAGGTCAACGATGTGTTAGGAAACTGCTGTCTGTTTGCAGCAACAATCAAAGAGAAAACTTTGATGAACTGTGTAAATTCTTGTTAAAACTGCATGAACATGCTAAGAACATAGATGTTCTTCCAGTTTTGCAACCTGTTTTCTATGCATTGCCACCTACCTGGGTTGTTCAGCCTTCAAACCCACCAGTGTCACTACTTCTCCAAACCATGGATGTTCTAAATTTAAAGAAGTCCGCTGAACTGGATCATGTCACATATGAGCTGagtgaacttaaaataattctACAATGTATGCCCTACATTGCAGAAATtag gtTCAGTGCTGCTCTCAGAGAGCAAAAAGACATCCACAAAATTGCCAAGATTGTTGCTGATCTCTTCATTCTTGCATCTGAAAGTGGAGGGGAAAAACTTAAAACCCTTTCTACGGCATGCAGCTACTCAACCTTTCCCTTTGCCGAAGACAGCAAAAACATACAGAGCTTGTTCTTTTTGGATCTCTTCACCCAGTTAAGGGAAAGTTCATCATGGAACACAGCGCTACCAGCATTAAAGCCCATTCTTCAGGTTGCCCCTGCTGTATGGACATTGGACCTACAAACACTAGAGAAGACTCTTGCTTTTACTGAACTACTAAAGCTTCAGGCCATCACAAAATCTGTGGAGCTCACAAGCTGGTTGTATGAAAGAGAAAATCTTAAGAGTTTCCTAAACTGTTTACCCTACATTTCACATCTTTG CTGTGATGAGCGATTTTTCCAGTCTGTGTGTGAAGTCCTTTCAGCAGACAGTGAATGGAATCCAAAACAGATTGCAGAGCTTTTAAGATCCCTTGGTTTTAGCATTTCTTTGATAGACATGCTGCCAAGTCGCCTCTGCAAAGCTGTTGGCAGTGTTTTTGAGCTGCTGGACAAAGAGGAGGACATCTCCCTCAGTCTTCTTCCACAAAAGATCTCTTCTCAAGGTTGTACCTACCTCTtttcaaatgtgaaaaagcttcAAACCTTGAG atTAAATGAAATAGCAACTGTGAAGCTTGCAAGACTGGTCATGTcagataaagaaataaatgctgtaactGTGGAAGAGCTGTCTTTGGTTTTGACTAAGTCCCATCTACCAGAGAGAGCACTTTGCCAGCTATTAAGTAACCTAACTTCTCTCCTTAGCGTCTGGAGAGTCCGCAACTTGAACctttctgaatttaaaattgAGCCTCACTGGCTCATTTGTCTGCTGTGTCATCAGGGTCCTTTGTCCATTAA ATTTGATAAAGGCACTCTGCAACAACTGGCAGAAAATGTGTATGATGCTCAAGATGAAAATTTGACACAGTTGTTCCTGGAGAAAATTGATGGTGATTTATCACCTTGCAGTTTGTCCTGGGAAGTTTTATTTGATCTAATTCAGGGCACCAGAATCCAAGTGACACTGGACCTTGCAGAGGGCAGATTTAATATCCTGAAAGTTCCGAGCCTTCTTGCTGTACTGGACAAAGTCTGCTTTAAAAG GATAAGCCCACGGTTTGTCAGGGCTGCACTAAAAGAGATATATCAAAACCGTGCAGGTCATCAGATTGTGAAATTAGTCAAATCTTCAGCTAACCTGATTAACCTCTGCATGAGAGAGTTGGATTCAACCGACTGCAAAGCCCTCTGTTTTGCCTTGCACTATAGTGATGGTGTTAAGCTCAACCTGGTGAACTCTGCCATAACAAACAGTGAGACTGACAGCATTGTCAAACTTCTGCACAGAGTTTCTGAACTGAG GGTTGATAGAAAGCTGTTGTTGAGTTTTCTTCATGCCTTTAAGAACATGGAAAAACAAGGATATCCGGTGTCTTCCCTCTTGATTGCACTGAACCACAAACTGGACTTCTCCTGCAATTCTTCCCTCGGCAGTGGTCGATTTGGTCAAGAGAATGGGGATCTTTTAATCATGAGTCGTATGGATTTTACAGCCATTTCTTCCGCCATTAAAACATCAACCTGTTACACAGAATTAATTTTATACAACTGCCAAGCAGATGATTCTGCACTTGAGATTCTGTTTCCTGTTCTGCACAAAGTGCATCTTCA CTTAGACAAAAGTCTTCTTTGTCAGCTTTTAACCTTGATTTCCAATGCCCCCATGGCTATGTCTTTGCAATGGGCATCATCACTTTCCAAAGCTCTTGGAAAAGAGCTGGACCTCAGTGACACTTCTCTTAACTATCGTACATGTGAGTCTCTGCAGTTAGTCTTGGATGAAAAAGAGGATCTTATACATCTTAATCTCAGCTATTGTCAGATCACAGATGCATGCTTGGATCTTTTGCTCCCTCACCTTCACAAAATTATGGTTTTAGA ccttaCTGGAAATGACATAACTGACAAAGGTGTGCTGAGATTCCACCAAGCCTTAGAGGAAAACAGTTTCACAAAGACCATATG CCTTTGTGACAACCAAATAACAGAAATGGGCCTCCTGGTGGAAGATGCACGTTTTGAAACCCAAAAGGCTGATAAAAGAAGATGCATCCAACCATCACACAATCATCACATCACAAAAGATTTGAGATCAAAAAGCGAGATCAGTACTTTTGTTAAG ACAGAAGATCCCACAAAGACGTTTGAGCCTGAAGTAGCAGTAAATAAAGGCAAGATATCCTATAG GTTTCAATGGAAAACAGAAGGCCTTTTCATGTGCAGCGCAACGAGGCTAGTGTTTGGATTGAAAGGAAGTGGATGTGTAGAGTACAGTGTAGTTCACTGGGACATGCATCTCCTCATCAACACTCGCTATGAGCCTGCTGGACCTCTGTTTGATATCAAAGCCCCTTTAGGAGAAATTTATGAACTTCACCTTCCACACTGTGAGACACACG TCGATGCAATTGGAAATCTTTCTGTTGTGCATATACACAACAAGGACACCCGGGAATTCCTATCTCCAAATAAAATTTCAAGAACACACATAGCTGTAAATGTCTGTAGGTTATCTAAGTATGGCATTGTGCATGAGAAtgatcaaaacaacaaaatcatcAATGGCCAGGTGCTGCTGTTCCGGGAACCTGATATTTCACAGACACAGCAAAGGCTATGGGTTTTTCTATTGCCAAGTAATGTCCCACTCTCTGAG ATTAAAGAACAGCAACAAGAATATCAATTCATCCAAACCAGCTCTGACTGCAAACTACAGATAAATGCAAAGTACACTCTGAACTCAAAAAAAGCCCAAAGAGTCCAACCAAAG gAAAAACGATTTGAACCCTTGCACGCTGGTAATTACCATCCTACATTTGAGGTCTTCTTAGATAAGGATGTGACTGAACTGCGAATtaaaattcaacttaaaataaaggaAAGCGATACTATTAATTTCAAAAATGCATGGAGGCGTTGGATAATTCTCAAGAAAAACACAG ATAATTACGCACAAGTGAGATCACACACAAGTGAGAACATTCAAG TAAACCTAACTAGTAAAAGCTGGATATCTGTTCTTTGTGAAATCATGGAGGATCTTAGTACTGAGCACTTCAAGAAGCTGAAGTATTTAATGAAGCACACTGCGGAAAGAGTTCCCATTCGTTCAGTGAGGCTTGAAGAAGCAAAAGAAAGGTGTGAGTTGGCGAATTTGGCTGTTGAGACATGGGGATTCGAAGAATCAGTGAAAGCCATACATGCATTCATGGAGAAGCTACCTCGCAATGATGATTTTGTGACAGACCGACTAAAGCCATATGTGAGACACGTTGACCTTGTGGGTTAG